The following are from one region of the Acidobacteriota bacterium genome:
- a CDS encoding DUF3179 domain-containing protein has translation MLAKPPRRSSPWLWMLFSVSALITIALFFFPAFVIRPFAYQAPRALWWAMATRQRAPIATIFTGLLCLALALTLWRSVGIWRRTLLVVAMVLVSFSAVMARINYFEWMFHPVDDVRFESAAKSKLDAGEMIMTVAFSGDARAYPISEMAYHHIVNDAVGGVPIVATY, from the coding sequence ATGCTGGCGAAACCACCGCGTCGAAGTTCCCCTTGGCTTTGGATGCTGTTCTCCGTTTCGGCGCTCATAACGATCGCGTTGTTCTTTTTTCCCGCCTTCGTCATTCGTCCTTTTGCCTATCAGGCGCCGCGGGCGCTGTGGTGGGCGATGGCGACTCGTCAGCGGGCTCCGATCGCAACCATCTTCACTGGCCTTCTGTGCCTCGCGCTTGCGCTCACGCTTTGGCGCAGCGTCGGCATCTGGCGCAGGACTCTGCTCGTCGTTGCAATGGTGCTTGTGTCTTTCTCCGCTGTCATGGCGCGGATCAACTACTTCGAATGGATGTTCCACCCCGTCGACGACGTCCGTTTTGAAAGCGCGGCGAAGAGCAAACTCGATGCCGGCGAAATGATCATGACGGTTGCCTTCAGTGGCGACGCGCGCGCTTATCCCATCAGCGAAATGGCCTACCACCACATCGTGAATGACGCCGTCGGCGGCGTCCCGATCGTGGCTACGTATTGA
- a CDS encoding Gfo/Idh/MocA family oxidoreductase, producing the protein MSDSEQSIDRRKFLTKSAALVAGGAAFASTALSYDRILGANDRISLCHIGIGNRGGELGLIASQLKTSQNVEITTVCDLWRLNREKAVAANTKYYGRAPRAYQYLDDVLALKDVDAVIISTPEHSHSPILKMVVEAGKDAYVEKPMGNVLAEAKAARDATIKSKRIVQVGTQHRSEPYPQAAHDLVRTGVLGDVSKVEIVWNYHGPRWRGREESKLVREQDTDWRKWLLTKPYRPFDPKVYCEFRLYKEFSSGIPDQWMSHATDLVHWFMKDSFPRSVVANGGIFAWRDGRENPDTFQALLEYPKGFLVSYSTSFGNDSPSFTRFMGKKSTLMNIGGEGSPRYQLVEEKGNHEDNLDIDEARAAKYILLPGDTKLPPMGIDDLSLGHMTNWLECMRTRQQPVCTVQDGFAHSVAAMMAAEAYWSGKKQYWDPATETILDRAPGS; encoded by the coding sequence ATGAGCGACTCGGAACAAAGCATCGATCGGAGAAAATTCTTGACCAAGTCGGCAGCGCTGGTTGCCGGAGGTGCGGCGTTCGCGAGCACAGCTCTTTCATACGACAGGATTCTGGGTGCCAACGATCGGATTTCCTTGTGCCACATCGGCATCGGGAACCGTGGCGGGGAATTGGGCTTAATCGCTTCTCAACTGAAGACCAGCCAAAATGTGGAAATCACTACGGTGTGTGATCTGTGGCGACTGAACCGCGAGAAGGCGGTCGCGGCGAATACAAAGTATTACGGCCGTGCTCCACGCGCGTATCAGTATTTAGACGACGTGCTGGCTTTGAAAGACGTCGACGCCGTGATTATTTCCACACCCGAGCACTCCCACTCGCCCATCTTGAAAATGGTGGTAGAGGCCGGCAAGGACGCCTACGTGGAAAAGCCGATGGGCAACGTGCTGGCAGAAGCAAAGGCGGCCCGCGATGCGACCATCAAATCGAAAAGGATTGTACAAGTGGGGACGCAGCATCGCAGCGAACCGTATCCGCAAGCAGCCCACGATTTGGTTCGGACCGGCGTGCTCGGAGATGTGAGCAAGGTGGAAATTGTCTGGAATTACCACGGCCCGCGGTGGCGTGGGCGCGAGGAGTCGAAGCTAGTGCGAGAACAGGATACAGATTGGCGAAAATGGCTGCTCACCAAACCCTATCGCCCCTTTGATCCCAAAGTCTATTGCGAATTCCGCCTGTACAAGGAATTCTCCAGCGGCATTCCCGATCAATGGATGAGCCACGCAACCGACCTCGTGCACTGGTTCATGAAGGACAGCTTTCCCCGCTCCGTGGTCGCTAACGGCGGCATTTTTGCGTGGCGCGATGGCCGGGAGAATCCCGATACGTTTCAAGCCTTGCTGGAATATCCCAAGGGCTTTCTGGTGAGCTACTCAACCAGCTTCGGCAACGATTCTCCAAGCTTCACCCGCTTCATGGGGAAAAAATCGACACTAATGAACATTGGAGGCGAAGGCAGTCCGCGATACCAATTGGTCGAAGAGAAAGGAAATCATGAGGACAACCTCGACATCGACGAGGCTAGAGCCGCGAAATACATTCTCCTCCCTGGGGACACCAAGCTCCCGCCCATGGGCATCGATGATCTGTCGCTGGGACACATGACCAATTGGCTCGAGTGCATGCGCACGCGGCAACAACCCGTTTGCACCGTGCAGGACGGCTTCGCGCACTCGGTGGCTGCCATGATGGCTGCGGAGGCTTACTGGTCGGGCAAGAAACAGTATTGGGACCCTGCCACCGAGACCATTCTCGATCGGGCACCTGGGAGCTAG
- a CDS encoding beta-galactosidase trimerization domain-containing protein has product MRSKLIVRYALLIVAALMVTFAQDKPGTWTPDTDWGHWRLGQKADLEFLKTNNMTITFGSGAPSFEDVSREEFNHGMEQAKANNRALHDKGYIVLRYLTSSLHGRSASNQDTPQKEQLRMLQFWREGWKDYEDYLGPKPVDDPTTWITVRPDGSFPHYRYAPYGQETTNEFETWGCPNNPHFTRLMEGRIRAQAETGIDGSYIDWTQIAGGTCYCGYCKRNFAAYLKKNLPAKVAHAKYGADDYDNIALPKKRGEPFWSEWNTFRGYSVAEFHHRLREVARKYNPNFMISGNVFGGFGYGPISYDAAGNMEMLGRDGYDDFIYSEVQEFLDAAPRKDDQGTKITNSPAFKFLAAATHGKPEIVYATEITPPIFPHPTESCLNAMAQINIAEAVANHAIFREKRLTPAGATQMYRFLKANEESLRNVRMHANVAVVASLRQYLADELSFAFSASRVLADNGIAHVMLTEDDLSSPKINQFDMVVVPYLPLMSAENQRALVRYAKTGGTLLVLGASGSKDQYGLSQHQIPLAQALGGGQYPDAEVTRKLGKGQMVFVPVKMPASRFLISMKSHGDYTTFGPTMADVFADIPEGYTRNRIDPELRHLLEQVAGKVRESLGTRVTRLTPAAPFVEITTMMEKNNRWMLLHVVNYDVTVDGSITPAQHLKVQVAIPRGKTARSVTWNGTLNEMNPMKYTAVNTAGRQMLTLDLSEVSIYGLAKIELE; this is encoded by the coding sequence ATGCGATCCAAACTCATAGTCAGATACGCACTTCTTATCGTTGCGGCATTGATGGTCACGTTCGCGCAAGATAAACCTGGAACATGGACACCGGACACAGACTGGGGACATTGGCGGCTGGGACAGAAAGCGGACCTGGAATTCCTGAAGACGAACAACATGACCATCACGTTTGGAAGCGGCGCGCCCAGCTTCGAAGACGTGAGTCGCGAAGAATTCAATCACGGGATGGAACAGGCCAAGGCAAACAATCGCGCCTTGCACGACAAAGGCTACATCGTTCTTCGATACCTTACGAGTTCACTGCATGGGCGTTCGGCGTCCAACCAGGACACTCCCCAGAAAGAACAGCTCCGAATGCTGCAATTCTGGCGCGAAGGCTGGAAGGACTACGAGGACTACCTCGGGCCCAAACCAGTAGACGACCCGACGACGTGGATCACCGTTCGACCCGACGGCAGTTTTCCTCACTATCGCTATGCCCCCTACGGCCAGGAGACAACGAACGAGTTCGAAACCTGGGGTTGCCCCAACAATCCGCACTTTACCCGGCTGATGGAGGGCCGGATACGAGCGCAGGCGGAAACTGGGATCGACGGCTCCTACATCGACTGGACGCAGATCGCCGGTGGAACGTGCTATTGCGGGTACTGCAAACGGAACTTCGCTGCCTATCTGAAGAAGAACCTTCCAGCGAAAGTGGCACATGCTAAGTATGGTGCAGATGACTACGACAACATCGCGCTGCCGAAGAAGCGCGGAGAACCATTCTGGTCGGAATGGAATACCTTCCGTGGCTATTCGGTAGCGGAATTCCATCATCGCCTGCGCGAAGTTGCCCGGAAGTACAACCCCAATTTCATGATTTCAGGAAATGTGTTTGGCGGGTTCGGCTACGGCCCGATCAGCTATGACGCGGCCGGCAACATGGAGATGCTTGGCCGCGACGGATATGACGACTTCATTTACTCCGAAGTCCAGGAATTCCTCGATGCCGCTCCGCGTAAAGACGACCAGGGCACAAAAATCACGAATAGTCCGGCGTTCAAGTTCCTGGCCGCAGCCACGCATGGCAAACCGGAGATCGTGTATGCGACCGAAATTACGCCGCCGATTTTCCCCCACCCTACCGAGAGTTGCTTGAATGCCATGGCCCAGATCAACATCGCGGAAGCCGTAGCGAATCACGCTATCTTCCGGGAAAAAAGATTGACACCCGCGGGTGCCACTCAGATGTATCGCTTTCTGAAGGCGAACGAGGAGAGCCTGCGCAACGTGAGAATGCATGCGAACGTCGCAGTGGTCGCCTCATTGCGACAGTATCTCGCGGATGAGTTGAGTTTTGCGTTTAGTGCATCGCGCGTGCTGGCGGACAACGGGATCGCGCACGTCATGCTGACCGAAGACGATTTATCGAGTCCGAAGATCAACCAATTCGATATGGTGGTCGTTCCCTACCTTCCGCTGATGAGCGCGGAGAACCAGCGCGCGCTCGTGCGATATGCCAAGACTGGAGGCACCCTGCTCGTTTTAGGTGCCAGCGGCAGCAAAGACCAGTACGGCCTTTCTCAACATCAGATTCCGCTGGCGCAAGCACTGGGCGGCGGACAGTATCCTGACGCCGAGGTCACACGCAAGCTCGGCAAGGGGCAGATGGTATTCGTCCCCGTGAAGATGCCGGCATCCCGGTTCCTCATCTCTATGAAGTCGCATGGGGACTACACGACATTTGGTCCGACGATGGCCGACGTCTTTGCTGACATCCCAGAAGGCTATACGCGGAACCGCATCGATCCCGAGTTGCGCCACCTTCTCGAGCAAGTTGCCGGCAAAGTGCGGGAGAGTCTCGGCACACGTGTGACGCGCCTTACACCCGCAGCTCCGTTCGTCGAAATTACCACGATGATGGAAAAAAACAATCGATGGATGCTGCTCCACGTCGTCAATTACGACGTGACGGTGGACGGATCGATCACGCCTGCGCAGCACTTGAAGGTGCAGGTGGCGATACCTCGCGGAAAGACCGCTCGAAGCGTGACATGGAATGGAACGCTCAACGAGATGAACCCAATGAAATACACAGCCGTGAACACGGCGGGGCGTCAGATGTTGACTCTCGACCTCAGCGAGGTAAGCATTTATGGGCTCGCGAAGATCGAACTCGAGTGA
- a CDS encoding acyltransferase produces MSLDAPRPQLPALTSIRFLAAVWVALFHAQAMRVFFGPEWFQVFASIGDMGVHFFFVLSGFIMVYTYSGRLDSRRDFWQARFARVYPALIFSLLLMAPGFFYVSLKMDVAKVVPEWVWPAQHLKLSVLLALSMLQTWIPRNSMAWHMPTWSLSNEAFFYFLFPFLLPIFGRFSRKQLLAIIPVCFVLGIAASGLYNWYQPDGPGARNSHEIVPWLYFIKFHPLSRVSEFLLGMACGVLFVQSQRKRSLAWPLIAIGVALTAVAGTLLHRNVSLVLHPAVIAPAFAAIIYGVALRPMGLGALENKFFVLLGEASYSFYLLHSAVISAFGMYFHDAAGGLRRQNALGLFLMLATTALVSIGVYAGIERPMRRVLRPKKKERTATAAAAPAVAEASASR; encoded by the coding sequence ATGAGCCTGGATGCTCCACGACCGCAGTTGCCCGCCCTGACGTCGATCCGTTTTCTCGCCGCAGTTTGGGTGGCGCTGTTCCATGCGCAAGCGATGCGGGTATTCTTCGGTCCGGAGTGGTTTCAGGTCTTCGCTTCCATCGGCGACATGGGAGTGCATTTCTTCTTCGTACTTTCTGGCTTCATCATGGTGTACACGTACTCGGGGCGTCTCGATAGCCGTCGAGACTTCTGGCAGGCCCGCTTCGCGCGCGTCTATCCCGCGTTGATCTTTTCTCTGTTACTGATGGCGCCCGGCTTCTTCTATGTCTCGCTGAAAATGGACGTTGCCAAAGTCGTCCCGGAATGGGTTTGGCCGGCGCAGCACCTCAAACTTTCTGTTCTGCTGGCGTTGAGCATGCTGCAGACCTGGATCCCGCGCAATTCCATGGCCTGGCATATGCCTACCTGGAGCCTGTCGAACGAGGCCTTTTTCTATTTTCTGTTCCCATTCTTGTTGCCCATCTTTGGCCGGTTCTCGCGGAAGCAGTTGCTGGCGATTATTCCAGTATGCTTCGTCCTCGGAATCGCTGCCTCCGGACTCTACAACTGGTATCAGCCGGACGGACCGGGAGCGCGCAATTCCCATGAAATCGTTCCCTGGCTTTATTTCATCAAGTTCCATCCGCTTTCGAGAGTTTCGGAATTCCTGTTGGGCATGGCGTGCGGAGTACTTTTCGTGCAGAGCCAGCGCAAGCGATCTTTGGCGTGGCCTTTGATCGCAATTGGAGTTGCCCTGACCGCGGTTGCCGGTACGCTCTTGCATCGCAACGTTTCACTCGTGCTGCACCCGGCGGTGATCGCACCAGCATTTGCGGCCATCATCTATGGAGTGGCGTTGCGTCCCATGGGGCTGGGAGCATTGGAAAACAAATTCTTCGTGTTGCTGGGAGAAGCCAGCTACAGCTTTTACTTGTTGCACTCTGCGGTGATCAGCGCCTTTGGAATGTATTTCCATGACGCCGCCGGCGGACTGCGCCGCCAGAACGCGCTGGGTCTGTTCTTGATGCTAGCCACGACCGCACTGGTGTCGATTGGCGTGTATGCGGGAATTGAGCGTCCGATGCGGCGTGTGCTTCGTCCGAAGAAGAAAGAGCGGACTGCAACTGCGGCGGCTGCGCCCGCTGTAGCCGAGGCCAGCGCCTCGCGCTAG